A single region of the Oculatellaceae cyanobacterium genome encodes:
- a CDS encoding pseudouridine synthase — translation MRSIVYRYILFYKPYNVLSQFTATEAGEPKAGEETHPPSTLKDYIPIPDIYPVGRLDRDSEGLLLLTNNGRLQHRLSDPKFGHHRTYWVQVERIPDEQALQQLRKGVVIKNYRTRPAKVELLPGEPNLPPREPPIRYRKNVPTAWLEMMLTEGKNRQVRRMTAAVGFPTLRLVRVAIAHLYLTGLQPGEWRELTSTEREILMQLGKNS, via the coding sequence ATGAGGTCTATTGTGTATCGCTACATTTTGTTTTATAAACCCTACAATGTCTTAAGCCAGTTCACAGCTACGGAAGCTGGTGAACCCAAGGCAGGCGAAGAAACCCATCCACCTAGTACCCTTAAAGACTACATTCCCATCCCCGATATTTATCCAGTAGGGCGACTAGACAGAGACAGCGAAGGGTTGCTGCTGTTAACCAACAATGGACGCTTACAGCATCGCCTCTCTGACCCTAAATTTGGACATCATCGGACTTATTGGGTGCAGGTAGAACGTATTCCTGATGAGCAAGCACTCCAACAACTTAGGAAAGGTGTGGTGATTAAAAATTATCGTACCCGACCAGCCAAAGTAGAATTGTTACCAGGAGAACCTAATTTACCTCCGCGCGAGCCACCGATCAGATATCGTAAAAATGTGCCTACGGCATGGTTAGAGATGATGCTCACCGAAGGTAAGAACCGACAGGTACGCAGAATGACTGCTGCTGTGGGGTTTCCCACGTTACGATTGGTACGGGTAGCGATCGCTCACCTTTACCTAACAGGTTTACAACCTGGTGAGTGGCGTGAATTAACATCAACAGAACGAGAAATACTCATGCAGTTGGGCAAAAACTCGTAA
- a CDS encoding DUF72 domain-containing protein yields MLLIGTSGWVYKHWMDIFYPSRLPSDEQLGFYTQHFPTVEINYSFYRLPEKSVFEIWREQTPPGFIFAVKGSHFLTHMKKLKDPEEPLSRLMERASGLQEKLGPVLFQFPHTWQLNLERLEFFLELLKAYPQQRYTFEFRHQSWLIPEVYKLLESAEAALCLPVSPTVPLDVHLTTNWTYIRMHSGQWGIGYSDEELQIWAKHIISFLAQNIEVYIYFNNDPDGYAIRDARSLRTLLKQQQ; encoded by the coding sequence ATGTTGCTAATTGGTACAAGCGGTTGGGTGTATAAGCATTGGATGGATATTTTCTATCCATCACGTCTCCCTAGTGATGAGCAACTAGGATTTTACACCCAACATTTTCCTACTGTAGAAATTAACTATTCTTTCTACCGTTTACCAGAAAAGTCTGTCTTTGAAATCTGGCGAGAACAAACACCGCCAGGGTTTATCTTTGCTGTCAAAGGTAGCCACTTTCTCACCCACATGAAGAAGTTAAAAGATCCTGAAGAGCCACTATCTCGATTAATGGAACGCGCTTCTGGCTTACAAGAAAAGTTAGGCCCGGTTTTATTTCAGTTTCCTCACACATGGCAGCTTAATCTGGAACGTTTAGAGTTCTTTTTAGAATTACTAAAAGCTTATCCTCAACAACGGTACACTTTTGAATTTCGTCACCAAAGCTGGCTAATTCCAGAAGTTTATAAACTATTGGAAAGCGCAGAAGCAGCACTTTGTTTACCAGTCAGTCCAACAGTTCCTTTAGATGTTCATTTAACCACTAATTGGACTTATATTCGGATGCACAGTGGGCAATGGGGCATTGGCTATAGTGATGAAGAACTACAAATTTGGGCTAAACATATTATCTCTTTCTTGGCTCAAAATATTGAGGTATACATATACTTTAATAATGATCCTGATGGATACGCTATTCGTGATGCACGAAGTCTCCGTACTTTATTAAAACAACAGCAATAA
- the grxD gene encoding Grx4 family monothiol glutaredoxin, protein MTPELKERIDNLVKQNKILVFMKGNKLMPQCGFSNNVVQILNTLGVPYQTIDILEDYEIRQGIKEYSNWPTIPQVYIDGQFLGGSDVMIELYQKGELQQMVEVALAS, encoded by the coding sequence ATGACCCCAGAACTGAAAGAGCGGATTGATAATTTAGTCAAACAAAACAAAATTTTGGTTTTTATGAAGGGCAACAAACTGATGCCCCAATGTGGTTTTTCTAATAATGTAGTTCAGATTCTAAATACGCTAGGCGTACCCTACCAAACTATTGATATTCTGGAAGACTACGAAATACGTCAAGGAATTAAAGAGTATTCCAACTGGCCAACAATTCCTCAAGTTTACATTGATGGTCAATTTCTGGGCGGCTCCGATGTGATGATTGAGCTATATCAAAAGGGCGAATTGCAGCAAATGGTAGAAGTTGCGCTTGCTTCCTAA
- a CDS encoding serine/threonine phosphatase, translated as MLVCPECKFENPNSNKFCQKCGTSLTTKKCDQCGVEVALSAARCQNCDAFTGTVLWAIIAEKAVQSAIATPTVATTIQTAASTPILTLPETSSPEVRTTNPLNVPDVNTSSETSSESIEKNTEDENSQVSLPVTISSSVADATQPVEAVTQEEISLGDDSGRSQANATALTKGYLGVQQRYKIIDSPTPLSTSDRQFEVRVLDCQPFQKSPIEALMEQQQGIFKSQSAPGVEADIVDSGFLNAVHIPAIAQPYLKLNNSLSPTLPDIHDAWEENDGSVLLLEDRSQWSLLVDVWRDEQVPIFEILYNLNEMAQLWKALEPYHCRQSLLEITNLRVDEDHKLSLQKLYQEHSDSVTLQNLGEFWQTLFQQSQRTPDGSLEQLVQDIATGKVDSVDQVYEHLAAIANELQPEQSTEDTDETAGFSITENFKDDITESEDADAPTVILPMQLVGLDDAGETDIGRQRNHNEDFFAVQTQIKKQESPQGRSIQARGLYIICDGMGGHASGEVASSMAVQTLKQYFEENWKEELPDENSIREAVRRANSAIYDVNQQKASAGSGRMGTTMVMLLIQDTKIAIAHVGDSRIYRLTRKRGLEQISVDHEVGQREIQRGVEPAIAYSRPDAYQLTQALGPRDENFVKPDVNFLELQEDTLLILASDGLTDNELLEVNWQNALLPLLRSHANLTQGVEQLIDLANQHNGHDNITALLVRAKVRPNAEQQQGF; from the coding sequence ATGCTTGTCTGTCCCGAATGTAAGTTTGAAAATCCCAATAGCAACAAGTTCTGTCAAAAATGTGGAACTTCCCTAACCACTAAAAAATGCGACCAATGCGGGGTTGAGGTGGCATTGAGCGCAGCGCGGTGTCAAAATTGTGATGCCTTTACAGGAACAGTTTTGTGGGCAATTATCGCTGAAAAAGCTGTTCAGTCTGCGATCGCTACGCCAACTGTCGCCACAACTATACAAACCGCAGCTAGCACTCCAATTTTGACACTCCCAGAGACATCATCTCCTGAAGTTCGCACAACGAACCCATTAAATGTTCCAGATGTCAATACATCTTCAGAAACTTCTTCAGAGTCGATAGAAAAAAATACTGAAGATGAGAATTCCCAAGTATCCTTACCAGTAACTATTTCTTCATCTGTAGCAGATGCCACTCAACCTGTAGAAGCAGTGACTCAAGAGGAAATTTCTCTTGGGGATGACTCCGGGCGGTCTCAGGCTAATGCTACCGCGCTGACTAAAGGATATTTGGGAGTGCAGCAACGTTATAAAATTATTGATTCACCGACCCCCTTATCTACATCTGACAGGCAATTTGAGGTAAGAGTACTAGACTGCCAACCTTTTCAAAAGTCGCCCATAGAAGCTTTGATGGAGCAGCAACAAGGTATCTTTAAAAGCCAATCTGCCCCTGGAGTAGAAGCTGATATTGTAGATTCAGGCTTTTTGAATGCTGTACACATACCAGCGATCGCTCAACCTTATTTAAAACTTAACAATTCTTTGTCTCCAACCCTACCGGATATCCATGATGCTTGGGAGGAAAACGACGGGTCAGTTTTATTACTAGAAGATCGTTCTCAATGGTCGCTACTGGTAGATGTATGGCGCGATGAACAAGTGCCTATTTTTGAAATTTTGTACAACCTGAATGAAATGGCACAACTGTGGAAGGCTTTAGAACCTTACCATTGTCGTCAAAGTTTATTGGAAATAACTAATTTGCGAGTAGATGAAGACCATAAACTCAGCTTGCAAAAACTGTATCAAGAACACTCAGACTCAGTGACTCTGCAAAATTTAGGCGAATTTTGGCAAACTTTATTCCAACAGTCCCAACGAACGCCCGATGGTTCCCTAGAACAACTCGTCCAAGATATAGCTACGGGTAAAGTTGACAGCGTAGACCAAGTATACGAACATTTGGCAGCGATCGCCAATGAACTACAACCTGAACAATCAACAGAAGATACTGATGAGACGGCTGGATTCTCGATTACCGAGAATTTCAAAGATGATATTACTGAATCTGAGGATGCTGACGCGCCCACAGTAATTCTCCCCATGCAATTAGTTGGTTTGGATGACGCAGGAGAAACAGATATTGGTCGCCAAAGAAATCACAATGAGGACTTCTTTGCTGTCCAGACGCAAATCAAGAAACAAGAAAGCCCGCAAGGTAGAAGTATTCAAGCCCGTGGTCTTTATATTATCTGCGATGGCATGGGAGGACACGCTAGTGGGGAAGTAGCGAGTTCAATGGCGGTGCAAACCTTAAAGCAATACTTTGAAGAAAATTGGAAAGAGGAATTACCCGACGAAAATAGCATTCGTGAGGCAGTGCGGAGAGCCAACAGTGCGATTTATGATGTTAACCAACAAAAAGCCAGTGCTGGTAGCGGTCGCATGGGTACTACCATGGTGATGCTATTAATTCAGGATACTAAAATTGCGATCGCTCATGTGGGAGATTCTCGGATTTATCGCCTTACACGCAAGCGCGGTTTAGAGCAAATTAGTGTTGATCACGAAGTTGGACAACGGGAAATTCAACGTGGTGTAGAACCTGCAATAGCTTATTCTCGCCCCGATGCTTACCAACTCACCCAAGCATTAGGCCCAAGAGACGAAAATTTTGTCAAACCTGACGTAAATTTTTTAGAGTTGCAAGAAGATACCCTGCTGATTTTAGCTTCTGATGGTCTGACCGATAATGAACTGCTAGAAGTTAATTGGCAAAATGCCTTATTGCCCCTCCTGCGTTCCCACGCCAACTTAACTCAGGGCGTTGAGCAATTAATTGACCTTGCTAATCAGCACAATGGTCACGATAACATTACTGCTTTGCTAGTGCGTGCCAAAGTGCGACCCAACGCTGAACAACAGCAAGGCTTTTGA
- a CDS encoding response regulator transcription factor, which yields MASVCVQIVEGNQHLRSLLGWHLQQAGYWVAQCANIHQARETFYSRQPALVIIDSDLPDGDGVEFCRWLQQQRHSLIFMLSARNTEADIVAGLKAGADDYLTKPFGIQEFLARVEALLRRLRLNVAPASLDYGELKIDLVQRRVRFKGEFIDLTPQEFSLLYVLAQVGGLALSRSDLLRRAWPDAIDNPRTIDTHVLSLRKKIETDPRQPSLIQTVRNVGYRLNVEILNSTALTSSTHQKNTSELSLSAIAVTPSRQR from the coding sequence GTGGCATCAGTTTGTGTTCAAATAGTTGAAGGCAACCAGCACCTGCGATCGCTCCTGGGCTGGCATTTACAGCAAGCAGGTTACTGGGTTGCTCAATGCGCTAACATTCACCAGGCTAGAGAAACGTTTTATAGCCGTCAACCAGCACTTGTGATCATTGACTCTGACTTGCCAGACGGCGATGGAGTTGAGTTTTGTCGCTGGCTTCAGCAGCAACGACACTCGTTAATCTTCATGCTGTCAGCGCGCAATACCGAAGCGGATATTGTCGCTGGTTTAAAAGCAGGAGCAGATGATTACCTGACTAAGCCTTTTGGAATACAAGAGTTTCTAGCTAGAGTGGAGGCGCTACTACGACGTTTACGTTTGAACGTTGCGCCAGCATCTTTAGATTATGGCGAACTAAAAATTGATTTGGTGCAACGGCGTGTCCGCTTTAAAGGCGAATTTATTGATTTAACTCCTCAAGAATTTAGTCTGCTATACGTGCTTGCTCAAGTAGGGGGACTAGCTTTAAGCCGATCTGACTTATTGCGTCGTGCTTGGCCAGATGCTATTGATAATCCACGTACTATTGATACGCACGTTTTATCTTTACGAAAGAAAATTGAAACTGACCCTCGACAACCCAGCTTAATTCAAACCGTGAGAAATGTCGGTTATCGGTTAAATGTAGAAATTCTTAATTCAACAGCATTAACATCGTCAACTCATCAGAAAAATACTTCTGAACTAAGTTTATCTGCGATCGCAGTTACTCCTAGCCGTCAACGTTGA
- the cimA gene encoding citramalate synthase: protein MQDKSNLISIYDTTLRDGAQREGLSLSLEDKVRIARQLDELGIPFIEGGWPGANPKDVQFFWQLQEEPLKQAELVAFCSTRRPKIAAADEPMFQAILAAGTRWVTIFGKSWDLHVIEGLKTSLEENLAMIEDTIEYLRSQGRRVVYDAEHWFDGYKRNPEYALKTLLSAKQAGAEWLVLCDTNGGTLPHEISQIVREVVEATGGTIPIGIHTHNDADTAVANAIAAVMEGATMVQGTINGYGERCGNANLCSVIPNLQLKLGYKCLEDNHLANLTQASRFVSEVANLAPDEHAAFVGRSAFAHKGGIHVSAVERNPLTYEHLQPEKIGNVRRIVISDQAGLSNILAKARSFGMTLDKQHPACRQILQRLKELESQGYQFEAAEASFDLLMRQALGHRQQMFELKGFQIHCDIGASKNALATVKVAVNGKDILAAAEGNGPVSALDDALRKALVNFYPAIATFHLTDYKVRILDSGAGTAAKTRVLVESSNGHQRWNTVGVSGNILEASYQAVVEGIEYGLLLESATELELAGSTVLVQ, encoded by the coding sequence ATGCAAGATAAATCAAACTTAATTTCGATCTATGACACGACGCTACGAGATGGCGCTCAACGTGAAGGGTTATCTCTATCACTGGAAGATAAGGTACGCATTGCGCGACAGTTAGACGAGTTGGGTATTCCATTTATAGAAGGCGGTTGGCCAGGGGCAAATCCTAAAGATGTACAATTTTTCTGGCAACTACAAGAAGAACCCCTCAAGCAAGCGGAATTAGTAGCTTTTTGTTCTACTCGCCGCCCTAAAATAGCAGCAGCAGATGAGCCGATGTTCCAAGCAATATTAGCTGCTGGTACGCGCTGGGTGACGATTTTTGGCAAATCTTGGGATTTGCACGTGATAGAAGGGCTGAAAACCAGTTTAGAAGAAAACCTGGCGATGATTGAGGATACGATTGAGTATCTACGCAGTCAGGGACGGCGGGTAGTTTATGATGCGGAACACTGGTTTGATGGTTATAAGCGTAATCCTGAGTATGCGTTGAAGACGCTCTTATCAGCAAAGCAAGCTGGCGCTGAATGGTTAGTTTTATGTGATACCAATGGTGGTACTCTTCCCCACGAAATTAGCCAAATTGTTCGGGAAGTGGTAGAAGCGACTGGTGGGACAATACCAATTGGTATTCATACTCATAATGATGCTGATACAGCAGTTGCGAATGCGATCGCCGCCGTGATGGAAGGTGCGACGATGGTACAAGGCACAATCAACGGCTATGGGGAACGCTGCGGTAATGCTAACCTTTGTTCTGTAATTCCTAACTTACAACTGAAGTTGGGCTATAAGTGCCTTGAGGATAATCATTTAGCAAATTTGACTCAAGCCAGTCGCTTCGTCAGTGAAGTAGCTAATCTCGCCCCAGATGAACACGCGGCGTTTGTGGGTCGTTCTGCATTTGCTCATAAAGGCGGTATCCACGTTTCCGCAGTTGAGCGCAACCCTTTAACTTACGAACATCTTCAGCCTGAAAAAATTGGTAATGTTCGTAGAATTGTGATTTCTGACCAAGCTGGGTTAAGTAATATTCTGGCAAAAGCTCGTAGTTTTGGGATGACTCTGGATAAGCAACATCCTGCTTGTCGTCAAATTTTACAACGGCTGAAGGAATTAGAAAGTCAGGGGTATCAATTTGAAGCTGCTGAGGCAAGTTTTGATTTATTAATGCGTCAGGCGTTGGGACATCGACAACAGATGTTTGAATTGAAAGGCTTTCAAATTCATTGTGATATTGGAGCGAGTAAAAATGCTTTAGCTACTGTGAAAGTTGCTGTTAATGGTAAAGATATTTTGGCAGCAGCAGAAGGGAATGGGCCAGTATCTGCACTTGATGATGCGTTACGCAAGGCTTTAGTTAATTTCTATCCAGCAATTGCTACTTTTCACTTAACAGATTATAAGGTGCGAATTCTGGATAGTGGTGCTGGTACTGCTGCTAAAACTCGCGTGTTAGTTGAGTCTAGTAATGGTCATCAACGTTGGAATACTGTAGGGGTTTCTGGGAATATTTTGGAGGCTTCTTATCAAGCGGTTGTTGAGGGAATTGAGTATGGTTTGTTGTTGGAATCTGCAACTGAGTTAGAGTTGGCTGGTTCTACAGTATTGGTGCAGTAA
- a CDS encoding lipid kinase translates to MSKRALLLVNPHARRGKNALLQAMQELRQLNFEIITGKSDNPADFAKIIRQYHQQVDLVIIGGGDGTINMAVEGLLDTDLPLGILPLGTANNLARTLEIPSFLPEACQIIAGGKVKRIDLGWVNGKYFFNIASLGLSAEVNRRVSKRLKRHWGVLAYIVTALQTLWTIRPFWVDILWDDESIEVKTIQITVANGRYYGSGLVIADDATIDDQTLDLHSLEIQHWWEILPLIPAALRGKSAIGKGVRTIKGKDIKLHTRKPYPINTDGERTTETPARFRVIPNALQVFVPDK, encoded by the coding sequence ATGAGTAAACGGGCATTGCTGCTAGTTAATCCTCATGCTAGACGAGGTAAAAATGCCTTGCTACAAGCAATGCAGGAATTGCGTCAGCTAAATTTTGAAATAATTACAGGTAAAAGCGATAACCCTGCTGATTTTGCCAAAATCATCCGACAATACCACCAACAAGTTGATTTGGTAATTATTGGGGGTGGAGATGGCACAATTAATATGGCTGTGGAAGGGTTGTTAGATACAGACTTACCATTAGGAATCTTACCTTTAGGCACAGCTAACAATCTAGCACGCACCTTAGAAATCCCCTCATTCCTACCAGAGGCGTGTCAAATTATTGCTGGCGGCAAAGTGAAACGTATTGACTTAGGCTGGGTCAATGGTAAATATTTTTTTAATATTGCCAGTCTGGGGTTAAGTGCAGAAGTTAATCGGCGGGTTTCCAAACGCTTAAAGCGACATTGGGGTGTTTTAGCCTATATTGTGACAGCTTTGCAAACTCTGTGGACAATACGCCCCTTTTGGGTAGATATTTTGTGGGATGACGAATCTATAGAAGTAAAAACTATACAGATTACTGTAGCTAACGGTCGATATTACGGTAGCGGTTTGGTAATTGCCGATGATGCCACAATTGACGACCAAACGCTAGATTTGCATAGTTTAGAAATTCAGCATTGGTGGGAAATATTACCTTTAATACCTGCTGCACTGCGGGGTAAATCTGCTATTGGTAAAGGTGTACGGACTATTAAGGGCAAAGATATCAAATTACATACTCGCAAGCCTTACCCTATTAATACAGATGGTGAACGTACAACTGAAACTCCAGCCAGATTTCGGGTAATACCAAATGCTTTACAGGTATTTGTACCTGATAAATGA
- a CDS encoding BolA family transcriptional regulator: MVTPDQVEAMIKAQLPDAHIQVQDLTGGGDHYQAIVVSALFEGKTLVQQHQLVYAAVGEAMATEAIHALALKTYTPQTWETARQSA; this comes from the coding sequence ATGGTTACCCCAGATCAAGTTGAGGCGATGATCAAGGCACAATTGCCCGATGCCCATATCCAGGTTCAAGACTTGACTGGTGGCGGCGATCATTACCAAGCAATAGTGGTTTCTGCGCTGTTTGAAGGCAAGACACTTGTACAACAGCATCAGCTAGTATATGCGGCAGTAGGAGAAGCAATGGCTACCGAAGCAATTCATGCCTTAGCTCTCAAAACTTATACTCCCCAAACCTGGGAAACTGCACGTCAGTCTGCTTAA
- a CDS encoding DUF4327 family protein has translation MTQQVIHPMVKLQRQVHSLVDSNILKKTDSLWKIAFLYGDEWVHWKQELLDFGFTMQDPVSEFLAVDAWDEE, from the coding sequence ATGACACAGCAAGTTATTCACCCAATGGTGAAGTTGCAGCGTCAGGTACATTCCCTGGTAGACTCCAATATCCTTAAAAAGACGGATAGTCTTTGGAAAATAGCTTTTTTGTATGGTGATGAATGGGTTCACTGGAAACAAGAACTACTGGATTTTGGCTTCACAATGCAAGATCCAGTCAGCGAATTTTTAGCAGTTGATGCGTGGGACGAAGAGTAA
- a CDS encoding FHA domain-containing serine/threonine-protein kinase: MVTLTLLHPQASTPIQQWEFHNRANIKIGRSPDNDVVIDNPLVSRFHLELHKVGDLRIEGVSEQWQLVNHGTNGTLLNGIVVTRGFVTNDSLIQLARGGPTLKFKLQPLVATPAPPPPSVGCNHAGNLPGSLFCIHCGQPLVQVQQYVRNYQVLRILGQGGMGTTYLALDKHSPQTGKPQMLVLKEMNADMAQIAKARELFEREARILKGLHHPGIPTYYDFFIEGNKKYLAMQLVHGQDLEKRIYQQGPVVPQQAIEWMIQTCDILDYIHSQNPPLIHRDIKPANLMVRQLDNRVVVLDFGAVKEIDARPGTRIGAEGYSAPEQDRGQPCTQSDLYAIGPTLIFALTGENPMNFYRKRGAEYRFDIQSIPTITPKLASVIDRVTEHKPRDRYQTAKQLSQALQLAFSN; the protein is encoded by the coding sequence ATGGTTACGCTGACTTTGCTACATCCCCAGGCATCCACGCCTATACAGCAGTGGGAATTTCACAATCGAGCAAATATTAAGATTGGTCGTTCTCCCGATAATGATGTGGTAATAGACAACCCTCTGGTTTCTCGATTTCACCTAGAACTTCATAAAGTTGGTGATTTGAGAATTGAGGGTGTGTCTGAACAATGGCAACTGGTAAATCATGGAACTAACGGGACTTTACTAAATGGAATTGTAGTAACTCGTGGTTTTGTTACGAATGATTCCCTAATTCAATTAGCACGAGGAGGGCCAACTTTAAAATTTAAACTTCAGCCATTAGTCGCAACTCCTGCTCCACCTCCGCCATCGGTGGGTTGCAATCATGCGGGTAATCTCCCTGGTAGTTTATTCTGTATTCACTGCGGTCAACCTTTAGTGCAGGTACAACAATATGTCCGTAACTACCAAGTGTTAAGGATTTTAGGACAGGGAGGTATGGGGACAACTTATCTGGCGTTGGATAAACATTCTCCCCAAACTGGCAAACCCCAAATGCTAGTACTCAAAGAAATGAATGCGGACATGGCGCAAATTGCCAAAGCACGAGAACTGTTTGAACGAGAAGCGAGGATTTTAAAAGGACTTCATCATCCAGGGATTCCCACGTATTACGACTTCTTTATTGAAGGTAATAAAAAATACTTGGCAATGCAGTTAGTTCACGGTCAGGATTTAGAAAAGCGGATTTATCAACAAGGCCCGGTCGTCCCTCAACAAGCAATTGAGTGGATGATTCAAACTTGCGACATTTTAGATTATATCCATAGCCAAAACCCACCACTAATTCACCGAGATATTAAACCAGCGAATTTGATGGTACGCCAACTTGACAATCGCGTGGTGGTTTTGGACTTTGGGGCAGTCAAAGAAATTGACGCACGACCAGGAACCCGCATTGGGGCTGAGGGTTATAGTGCGCCAGAACAAGACCGAGGGCAACCTTGCACTCAGTCTGATCTTTATGCCATTGGCCCAACGCTGATATTTGCGCTTACTGGTGAAAACCCGATGAATTTTTACCGCAAGCGTGGGGCGGAATATCGGTTTGATATCCAAAGTATCCCCACGATTACACCTAAATTAGCGAGTGTTATTGACAGAGTAACAGAACACAAACCGCGCGATCGCTATCAAACAGCAAAACAGCTATCTCAGGCTTTGCAATTAGCTTTTAGCAATTAG
- a CDS encoding DUF6761 family protein — protein MLQDTQTIRHYQQLTDSLVEMWNRGYRFDDLRLYLDGYLAALRNTKVVEAYQIHRLEEEATRYLYDTSNFNMLQTERETDYY, from the coding sequence ATGCTTCAAGATACTCAAACTATCCGTCACTACCAACAGCTTACCGATTCCCTTGTAGAAATGTGGAATCGCGGTTATCGCTTTGATGATCTCAGGCTGTATTTAGATGGCTATTTAGCTGCTCTCCGCAATACGAAAGTCGTTGAGGCATATCAAATACACCGTCTAGAGGAAGAAGCGACTAGGTATCTCTATGATACATCCAACTTTAATATGCTACAGACTGAGCGAGAAACTGACTATTATTAA
- a CDS encoding 2Fe-2S iron-sulfur cluster-binding protein: MPKVTAQGKTFECEQGSNLRKVLLTNRIDLYNGKSKVINCTGIGTCGTCAVQVEGEVSEASWTEKTRRSLPPHSPTQNRRLACQTQVLGDVLVTKFDGFWGQGDQTVWTPQG; the protein is encoded by the coding sequence ATGCCAAAAGTAACAGCCCAAGGAAAAACTTTTGAGTGCGAACAAGGAAGTAATTTGCGTAAAGTTTTATTAACAAATAGAATAGATCTTTACAATGGCAAATCCAAAGTTATTAACTGTACAGGAATAGGTACTTGTGGAACTTGTGCTGTGCAAGTGGAAGGGGAAGTTTCCGAAGCAAGTTGGACGGAGAAAACTAGGCGATCGCTTCCTCCCCATTCTCCTACACAAAATCGCCGATTAGCTTGTCAAACTCAAGTTTTAGGTGATGTGCTAGTAACCAAATTTGATGGTTTTTGGGGACAAGGCGATCAAACTGTATGGACACCACAAGGATAA
- a CDS encoding L-lactate dehydrogenase, whose amino-acid sequence MFEKLFTSSSELEQDLTITRRPRKGVIIGAGQVGMACAYSMLIQHTLDEMVIVDNIQDKLEGEVMDLVHGLPFVEPSIVKAGTLQDGQDADIVIITAGAKQKPGENRLDLVQRNVEIFKNLIPEIVKYCPKAIILVVTNPVDIMTYVTLRLSGLPSSNVLGSGTVLDTARFRYLLAEKLTIDPRSLHAYIIGEHGDSEVAAWSKVNIAGSPLVDDNLEHNPIDPSLQAVFENVKNAAYEIIQRKGATCYAIGLGVTQIVQAILRNQNRILTVSTMINGIHDIQDVCLSLPAVVNRHGVTRVLNISLTSLEQQQLQKSSQVLRQIIAQLNL is encoded by the coding sequence ATGTTTGAAAAATTATTTACATCTTCCTCCGAACTTGAACAAGACTTAACAATTACTCGCCGTCCTCGTAAAGGCGTAATTATTGGTGCAGGTCAAGTAGGTATGGCTTGCGCTTATTCAATGTTAATTCAACACACCTTAGATGAAATGGTAATTGTTGATAACATTCAAGATAAATTAGAAGGTGAAGTTATGGACTTAGTTCATGGACTACCTTTTGTTGAACCAAGCATAGTCAAAGCTGGCACTTTACAAGATGGTCAAGATGCAGATATTGTGATTATTACTGCTGGAGCAAAGCAAAAACCAGGAGAAAACCGTTTAGATTTAGTACAACGCAACGTAGAAATATTTAAAAATTTAATTCCAGAAATAGTTAAATATTGCCCTAAAGCTATCATCTTAGTAGTTACTAACCCAGTTGATATCATGACGTATGTAACACTAAGATTGTCAGGGCTACCTAGCTCTAACGTTTTAGGTTCGGGTACAGTATTAGATACAGCTAGATTTCGCTATCTCTTAGCAGAAAAATTAACTATAGATCCACGTAGCCTTCATGCTTATATAATTGGCGAACACGGTGATAGCGAAGTTGCTGCTTGGAGCAAAGTTAATATAGCAGGTTCACCATTAGTAGATGATAATTTAGAGCATAATCCAATTGATCCAAGCCTACAAGCAGTTTTTGAAAATGTCAAGAATGCCGCTTACGAAATCATCCAGCGTAAAGGTGCAACTTGCTATGCTATTGGATTAGGTGTAACACAAATTGTGCAAGCAATTTTACGTAATCAAAATCGGATTTTGACTGTTAGCACCATGATTAATGGTATTCATGATATTCAAGATGTTTGCCTGAGTTTACCTGCGGTAGTTAATCGACATGGAGTGACACGAGTATTGAATATTTCTCTAACTTCCTTAGAGCAACAGCAACTCCAAAAATCTAGTCAGGTTTTACGCCAAATCATCGCACAACTTAACCTTTGA